The stretch of DNA ACAATACATTTTCATAAAATTCACATATACAGTCTATGCCTGGTTCCAATTTCCCTGCGATTCAATTGGTCCCGTGAACAAGAAGACGCAACTCTTAGTCTCGCTTCGAATtcaaagccattcattcaGAGTGGAATGGGTTGATGGGTTCGTATGGAATCTTCATTCCCCGTCGTTCCGTTCAATCGAGATGGCTCGACGATAGTCGGTATCACATGGGTAGATTCGCGATTGAACATCCCCTTGGTCGTAACAGGAGTGGCAGTGGTGTCCATGACGCTATCACCCAAAAGCTGAGGGTCGGCCAAAGGTTGGACAGGACTTGGCTCCGGAAAATCCTCACCCACAGAGCCGTATTTGCGTTTCATTTGATCGtactttttcttctccaaacCTGACACGGAAGGTTTCACAACGGACAGGGCCATGTGAAAGTGTCTGGAGGCCACGGTGATTTCTTCGGGTTTTATGCCATCGAGTAGTCCGCTTTTCCGGGCTTGGCAATACTCCTTGAATCTGAAATGCGCCGCTCGCAGAACAAGTTTGCCTAGATCGGCGCCACTAAAACCGGGCGTGCGGTCGGCCANGTGTCTGGAGGCCACGGTGATTTCTTCGGGTTTTATGCCATCGAGTAGTCCGCTTTTCCGGGCTTGGCAATACTCCTTGAATCTGAAATGCGCCGTTACCGGCAGGTCCACGAAGAAATGATTGGTGAGACGACCCGGTCGTAGAATGGCCGGGTCGAGCATGTCCACGCGATTCGTAGCGCCCATGACGTACACGCCTTGACGTCCTTCCACGCCGTCCATTTCCGTGAGCAGCTGATTAACCACACGGTTTGAGCCGCTCCCGCCATCAGATCCGCTTCGCCGGGGACAGATCGAGTCGATCTCGTCGAAGAAGATGACACAGGGCGCGGAATTGCGCGCCCGTTGAAACACTTGACGAATGGCCCGCTCGCTCTCGCCTACATactaaagaaagaaagaggaaaggagTCTTGACAGAGGTATTTCCTTTCAGAATAGTATAGCATGGCATGTTTTGTAAGGGCAAGTTACCATATTGATGATTTCGGGGCCTTTGACGGAGATGAAATTAATGCCGGCTTGGTTGGCCACGGCTTTAGCAAGTAGAGTTTTCCCGCAACCCGGTGGACCACAAAGCAAGACCCCGGATGGGCCATCCATGCCTAGTCGGGCAATCATCTCAGGGTCATTGACTGGCGCACAGACGGCCATCTCGAGCTCCTCTCGTATCTCATCCAGGGCGCCAATGTCTTCGAAACTGACATTGGGCACGGTAGCGAAGCCTTCACGAAGCGCCGAGGGTTGAACGACTTTCAAGGCTGCTTGGAAATCCGAGAACGTGATCTTGAGCTCGGGTAGGCGGGCTTTGGCAGCCTCGCTCTCGTTGCACCATTGGAACAGTTGCTCACGATCCATCTGGGGTTCGTTTGTCAAATTGTACAAGGATGTGTAGGTCTCAGCCAAGGCCTTGAAATGGCGATCCTCGGCAAAACTAGCGGCGGCTTTGATCAGTCCCTTCAGATCGGAGCCCACATAACCCGGGGTCAATCGCGCTAACAAGGGCAGATCAAAATCGTCGCCCAGTTGGAACGATTGGCACATGACAGTCAAGATATGTAGTCGAGCCTTTTCATCCGGAATGCCCAACGCAATCTCCCTAAGTAATGGAAAAGAGCCAAATGAATAGATGGATCTTCCTTCCGCCAAAACTAGCTCGTGAAATACCTTTCGAGTCGCTCGCCGATCCTCAAAGCCGGGTCTAATGTATCCAATCGACTGGTGGCTCCAATGACGAACACATGGCCTCGATCACCAGGTGGCTGATTCggttcacttccattggcagtagtggtggcagtggtggtggcagcggcggcggcggcggccaCTTGATCCTGTCGGTTCAACTCGTCCATGGAGCTCAACAATTGAGACACAATCCGCATCTCCATATCTCGTTGAGCATTCTCGCGTTTTTTGGCAATCACGTCGATCCCATCGATGAAGAGCAAGCAAGGCGCATGGCGACCGGCCTGCTCAAATACGTCCCGAATCTTAGCCTCAGATTCGCCGCTCACGCCACTCACCAGTTCCGTGCCACTCACCCGGATCATGGGAATCTGGAGCTCGCCGGAAATAGCCTCAGCCACTAAACTTTTGCCGCAACCCGGCGGACCGTGTAAAATACAACCGCGTGGAGGCAGGACCGAGAGTTGTCGAAAGAACTGGGGACACTTCAAATGGCGGGTCATTTGTAAGATGTCCTGAATGATCGCGTCCACTCCGCCTACATCGGCTAGCGTGCGAGGCGAGATGCCGATCTTCAATGGCTCCTCCTTGCGTCTGACTTTACGGGTACTCTTGGACCCGGCGCCTTCAACGGCCTCTTCCTCGATATTGGATTCAGTTTTCAAACGGGCTGGCGTGGGGGCGGACGCGCGTTTGAGGGGTGACGATCCGGCTTTCCGGCGAGCCGTGCTATGGCTGGCGGCCATGACGAGCTGATCGTCATCGAGCACGGTGATTTCGTCGTCCAAGATGGTGATGTCGTCGTGGACGGGTCGCGGGGGGGCCGGGCTGGGGGGAGCGCTGACCACGCCTTTATACAGTCCATTGAGCGTGGCCGACATGGAGACACCCACGTCCATGGAGTCGGGCGGGGCAGTGGGCGGGGCGGAGTCCTCGGGGCGGAGCGGAGCCGGGGTCGGTTGCGACAAGGTGGCTACGGCCTCGCTCTGAAGTCGTTCGAAAGTGTTTTCGACTTGGCGGTGAAAATCGCGTACCTTTCGGCGAGCGTATTCCGGATATCGCGTGTGAAGCGACGTGGCCATGCCATCGATGTCGATGTAAggctgaaaatggccaaaaccGGGCATGATGTCTATGATTATGATCGACATTTGGCACTCTATTCCCATCCCCGAGGGTCAGTTTTCGTAAGGCTTTCGAGTCTCAATGGCTGGCTAGGCCTGGTTTTTTAATACTTTCAGACATGACGGTTTTTACATTGAATAATGTgctataataataatagtccTGATGAGCTGGGCTCAGGGCGGCTACCAGGATTGGGATCAAGCCATGGGCGAGCGAGAGACAGTTCAGCCATCCGTTGGACATCCCTTGGATgggccatccatccatcgatcaACCCATCTACTTGGGTCCGGGATGAAATCCAGTCGCGACCTGAACCTGGACCCCATGACACTGGCTGTCTTCATTAGCCATACCCAGATTTGTGCCATTTGGGGTCCTGGCCATCGAGCTGCCGCCGCAGCGTAGGCGCCCCCCAGTCTTGGGCCACCCAAAGGTTAGCTTAGTTCTAAGATATTCCAGTAATGACTTAAAAAGTCACAGCACAATTTTTGGGATGGATAACGGCTATATGAGCCTGGCTGGCTTttcctggttttttttctggcatGCCCGCGCATTACGCATTACGCAATACGCATTGCGCATTGCGGGCGGGGCTGGCGTCCGGAGCATTACCTGATTTTTATGGGCCTCTAAGAAGTCTCGGATGCGACTTTTGAGTTTCTGGGCTTCGCTCCCACCCCCACTGCCGCCGGTTCCGCCCCCACTCGGACCCCGTCGGAAGGGTCGCCCACCCTCTTGGGGCGTGGGGGCGGCCTGGCGTCCCACCGGGGTCCCACTGGGCGGAGAGGCCGTGGCATTCGACAATCGGTgccgtttctttttcttgcccGTGCTGGACCCCGCCCCCCAGGTGGCGGAACCGGCGGCGACTAAAGGAATGAAATCCGCCATGCTCTCCTCGATTGAGAAAAATCGGATCAATCTCTAGTCAAAGTCAAAGGCCTGCTGCATGGTCTGCATGCTGGattgtttatttatttacttttcGTGGCGTCAGGGTGACTGAGTAATCGGGATTCTCCCGCGCCTAACGGGCAATGTTCTCCTAAGAAGTGAAGAACTAACaggtttactttttgaggctgaccAACGGGTTTCTGACATGCCATAAGAAATGATAATGTTAATGACATGTTAAGCAGGGCGTTAAGGCTGTCTTCTCTTTTCGATGAAGAAAAATCTCAACTTCTCTTCAATCAGATTAATGTAGAAACTAAATCAATGTTGCAGATTTACTGttgggaaaagaaaaaaaattagccaGGGGAAGCATTCGTTCAAagaattcaaagaaaattttgtcaatttgatccaaaattgaGGACAACTCAGTTTTTTAAGAaggcacttttcaaatttgtactacttcgaaaaataaatttgaatatcccttcttttttatttcttttgcacCTTTTGGCCTTATTAGGCTTATTTTTGGCTCCATTTAGTCTCTAAAAGGCTTTGCTATTTTACACATTTCGCCTTTCCCTACTCATGGTACATAAAGTCAGTTGATTTCTGTCCTAAATTCGAGGGACATGCATACAGGTCTGTGTGTTTAACATGTAACattgcttgatttttatttgaatgtatttaatGCAAATAACGTTGTCTTACAAAGGTATGGAATTGAATGCAATCAATAACTAGGACCTAGAGCACAATGCATGTTACTTAATGTTGCCCCCATCAGTAGTGATCTTCAACTCCAGCCTGAGTGGCAACTTGGAGCACCTGCTCTTGATGAAGCTCGGCTCAAGGCTGGCTCAGGCATCCTTTGGGGCGGTCTTGAGTCGGTCTTTTGTCTTAGAATGCACACCTGACTACTTGTCCTTCAAACTCTCAAAGATTGCAAAGTCGAACAATGAACAGTCTGGGCTATGTGACGGCCTAGAAAGCTTTTCAATAAAGCCAAGAATGATTTGCTCCTCCAACACGACGATCCTCAGTTATAGTATTTCTTCCTGCGAGTAGAAGGGCCCATTTTCACTGATCAATTATTTCTATCTGCCATTATTTATCATGATAAGTCATGTTCTCTCATGGAATGTTCTCGTCGTCTATGGAGGGATTGAGTCTGATTCGAATGAATcacgaaaaaaagagaaaacgcTCTCGCTGGTCAAACTACATTCATTCGATCGACTTTTCTCATAAAATCCACGTATCGTCGGACGAGATATTGATTACTTGCTCACTCGATCACattgaaatcttttttgaccTTTCTTGATactgtcattttgaaaaggggGTACGTAACGTCACAAAAGCAAGAACAATGCTCTAACAGGTCCATTACTTTTTAGACCAAGTTTTGGGATCATCTAgtacagttttttttattccaaggCAAATACGTAGACTTGACTGGTTTTGATTGAGGAGAGGAAGTGAGGAATTAATCACCGCTCAGCCATGTGGATCTTATCGAAGTTTTtaatttcaagccaaaaatgCAGACATTTTCTTAGTAGGCCTCCCAACGTTAATTCAGGCAGTGGTCAACTGAACGTGAGGGAATGGACTGATCACTTATCAATCAATAAACCTTGGCAAAAAGGTGAATTTCActtcgagcagaaattgcaaaagtttACGGCTCGGATGTTGGAGAGACCTGTACAGAGACCGGTTTTTCGAGCTTTCAGCTTTTGCCTCGGACGTGAAGAATTAAAGACGATTTTAAGCAGCGCTATTGACTGATTGAAAGCTAAATTTCTGCCTTCAAAAGTGAACTTATAGCTGATGAGTAAAAACTGCTTACTTTTTttaagtggagccacttgccaAACatcgcgcgtctctgaccagggttTCTAGCAGTGCTTCCAGATGAAATGGCTCGATTATcacccaacttttgccaaaaattgcCAGGTTTATCACCAATTTTTTGGggcttcaacgaaaaataaccaaatattaaaatgtaaacaccacatgagctttgttgttatttatagggCCGGCAAAAATTTGTAGATATATATGGTCTTTactgacaacaaatttgcaaaaagattgacaagatttgcacaaaaaaatgcaaataaactttccaaaacgtAGGCACCAAAACATTCTGGAGGGTGTAAGGGCTGCTGTTgacttccctatcaagcaacacgtagatgaaaggaaaattatatcatgatatcttccagcattgggatttgaacctgctatcccttgCGAGCAGATTTTGTCTTGTCCATGATACCCTCTAGAATGATCCGTATTTTGCACATCTTAATACCTTGTGAAAAAGATTAAACATCAGCAGGTGTTttgtaatatgtttgcaatctatttaatacctgtgtgtactttttcaaaaatatttcctattttagccaaccatagccaaccaaagttggatttttcggattttttcaaaatcaccagatttcgaggttctttttgcagtaaatcaccaatcaccaggtgcaaaattttgtcccaaaattacttgtaaaatcaccagtttggtgataaatcaccacatctggTAGCACTGGTTTCTAGGTAAGCTGATCGTCGAAGAATACACCTAGAATCTGAACATTGGTCTATTGACTGTGCAGTGGCATCTCTAGGAGGGGCGTTTgtggcatttgaatttgccacgtAAATTATGAACTAGTTCATAAATTTACCATGCTAGTCTATCAATAAACCGGTAGCTCGTAAGCTAGGGAGTTTGGAATTACTGATTCTTTCGAAATTCGATAAATGGTCCTCCATTGCTATCATGTAGCTCATTGATACCAAGCTGCAAAATGGTATTTACAAGCGAGTTagtcattttgttttttaagtACCCATCTCAGCCGAGAGAGGAACTCTAGTCAGTGCAATTCTAGGCTCggcttaatttttttttccagagGTAATGTCTTTCAATCATTGATAAGTAGGTGCACAATCATGGCAAATATTCTATACTCCATctccttgttgttgtttttttgcaaaaatcgTGTCCAAAAGTTCGGCCTTGCTCCATGACACGACTTTTTTTAGATAAACAATTGACTACCgtcatatttttgtcaaaacacGCAAATCTATGACGTCCTTGATCAATTCTCAATTTTCGACACGAcgatttcatttatttttaagGCTACCCGATAGTCAGGCATATCGTCCATCTCAGTGTAGTAACGTGGGCAACTCTACATTCTAGGGAGTTTATAGCCTCGTGCTTGGGGGTTTGGGAAGttagcttcatttttttcctatttttgcggacttccttaccgctgctgggattggaatcctagcagttcaagacgagtaattcattcattttacttgacttttatttatacatattatttgatcgaccaacgaattagaattggctgatctggctaa from Tigriopus californicus strain San Diego chromosome 3, Tcal_SD_v2.1, whole genome shotgun sequence encodes:
- the LOC131878040 gene encoding protein mac-1-like, with the protein product MADFIPLVAAGSATWGAGSSTGKKKKRHRLSNATASPPSGTPVGRQAAPTPQEGGRPFRRGPSGGGTGGSGGGSEAQKLKSRIRDFLEAHKNQPYIDIDGMATSLHTRYPEYARRKVRDFHRQVENTFERLQSEAVATLSQPTPAPLRPEDSAPPTAPPDSMDVGVSMSATLNGLYKGVVSAPPSPAPPRPVHDDITILDDEITVLDDDQLVMAASHSTARRKAGSSPLKRASAPTPARLKTESNIEEEAVEGAGSKSTRKVRRKEEPLKIGISPRTLADVGGVDAIIQDILQMTRHLKCPQFFRQLSVLPPRGCILHGPPGCGKSLVAEAISGELQIPMIRVSGTELVSGVSGESEAKIRDVFEQAGRHAPCLLFIDGIDVIAKKRENAQRDMEMRIVSQLLSSMDELNRQDQVAAAAAAATTTATTTANGSEPNQPPGDRGHVFVIGATSRLDTLDPALRIGERLEREIALGIPDEKARLHILTVMCQSFQLGDDFDLPLLARLTPGYVGSDLKGLIKAAASFAEDRHFKALAETYTSLYNLTNEPQMDREQLFQWCNESEAAKARLPELKITFSDFQAALKVVQPSALREGFATVPNVSFEDIGALDEIREELEMAVCAPVNDPEMIARLGMDGPSGVLLCGPPGCGKTLLAKAVANQAGINFISVKGPEIINMYVGESERAIRQVFQRARNSAPCVIFFDEIDSICPRRSGSDGGSGSNRVVNQLLTEMDGVEGRQGVYVMGATNRVDMLDPAILRPGRLTNHFFVDLPVTAHFRFKEYCQARKSGLLDGIKPEEITVASRHXADRTPGFSGADLGKLVLRAAHFRFKEYCQARKSGLLDGIKPEEITVASRHFHMALSVVKPSVSGLEKKKYDQMKRKYGSVGEDFPEPSPVQPLADPQLLGDSVMDTTATPVTTKGMFNRESTHVIPTIVEPSRLNGTTGNEDSIRTHQPIPL